In Nitrospiraceae bacterium, the following are encoded in one genomic region:
- a CDS encoding SDR family oxidoreductase translates to MNRLQGKVAIVTGGNAGIGEAIAKLFAEEGASVVVTGRRKEELDRVVKGIGVNGGRALAVAGSVTDEAHVRDVVAQTVRTFGKLHILVNNAGVGDFGKRVHETDDATWAQVLDINLTGVFRISRAAIPEILRSGGGSIINISSVASLVGISGLPAYAASKGGLDALTRAMAVDYARDHIRCNVINPGLVDTPMAAPLMSNPADLEPILAHYAIKRPGKPEEVAKMALYLASDESMWVTGATFPIDGGMTIAKG, encoded by the coding sequence ATGAATCGGCTGCAAGGGAAGGTCGCGATCGTCACAGGTGGAAATGCCGGCATCGGCGAGGCCATTGCCAAGCTGTTTGCGGAAGAAGGCGCATCAGTGGTCGTGACGGGGCGGCGGAAGGAAGAGCTCGATCGGGTCGTGAAGGGGATCGGCGTGAACGGAGGACGGGCTTTGGCGGTGGCCGGATCGGTCACGGACGAGGCGCACGTACGAGACGTGGTCGCGCAGACGGTGCGCACGTTTGGAAAACTGCACATTCTCGTGAACAATGCCGGCGTCGGCGATTTCGGAAAGCGAGTACACGAGACCGATGATGCGACCTGGGCGCAGGTGCTCGACATCAATCTGACCGGTGTATTTCGCATCAGCCGTGCCGCCATTCCGGAGATCCTGCGCAGCGGTGGCGGGTCGATCATCAATATTTCTTCTGTGGCCAGCTTGGTGGGGATTTCAGGTCTGCCAGCCTACGCAGCGTCCAAGGGAGGGCTCGATGCCCTGACCAGGGCGATGGCCGTCGACTACGCTCGCGACCACATCCGATGCAACGTGATCAACCCTGGCCTTGTGGATACGCCGATGGCGGCCCCCCTCATGAGTAATCCGGCCGACCTCGAGCCCATTCTGGCCCACTATGCGATCAAGCGTCCGGGAAAGCCGGAGGAAGTGGCCAAGATGGCGCTCTACTTGGCATCAGACGAGTCGATGTGGGTGACGGGAGCGACATTCCCGATCGACGGCGGCATGACGATCGCCAAGGGATGA
- a CDS encoding OmpA family protein, with protein sequence MVMKHLGPSQLILTGLTLALLGSPGCSSMKWFHSGSDDMAESEMGSAKDSRSARLGSGDGADRQAGRDGRYPSIGRQDAMSDPEGGALRGFSPLVNGQIAGEERLSRSDYGQMMLPVDRDAKRYAELRREEAAAIEAGLNDVYYGYDRWNLSDDGMTALSHNAEWLKDNPKALLKISGHCDERGTHDYNLVLGEKRAKTAKAYLVDMGVSPKQVAIVSYGKERPFCAEHDETCHQQNRRGHMLLRK encoded by the coding sequence ATGGTTATGAAACATCTCGGACCTTCACAGCTTATCCTGACCGGCCTGACGCTGGCTCTATTGGGAAGTCCCGGTTGCAGCAGCATGAAATGGTTTCACTCAGGTTCCGACGATATGGCCGAATCGGAAATGGGATCGGCCAAGGACTCGCGCTCGGCGCGATTGGGCAGTGGCGACGGGGCAGATAGGCAAGCTGGCCGTGACGGTCGATATCCCTCCATCGGTCGCCAGGATGCCATGAGTGATCCCGAGGGCGGTGCGCTGCGAGGATTCTCGCCGTTGGTGAACGGCCAGATCGCCGGTGAAGAACGGCTTAGCCGGAGCGACTATGGGCAGATGATGTTGCCGGTCGATCGCGACGCCAAGCGATATGCAGAGCTTCGCCGGGAAGAAGCGGCGGCGATCGAGGCCGGCTTGAACGATGTGTACTACGGGTATGATCGCTGGAACCTTTCGGATGACGGGATGACGGCGCTCAGCCACAATGCGGAATGGTTGAAAGACAATCCCAAAGCCTTATTGAAGATCTCCGGTCATTGCGACGAACGCGGGACCCATGATTACAACCTGGTGTTGGGCGAGAAGCGTGCGAAGACGGCGAAGGCCTATCTCGTCGACATGGGGGTGAGCCCTAAGCAGGTAGCCATTGTGTCATACGGGAAGGAACGCCCGTTCTGTGCAGAGCACGATGAGACCTGCCATCAGCAGAATCGGCGTGGCCATATGTTGTTGCGCAAATAG
- a CDS encoding RNA-binding protein, giving the protein MGSKLYVGSLPYSTTDDQLADLFKQHGAVQSAKVITDKFTGQSRGFGFVEMATGEDAQRAITALNGTPFGGRNLVVNEARPQEKRGFGGDRGMGGPGAGGGGRTDRW; this is encoded by the coding sequence ATGGGGAGCAAGCTCTACGTCGGTAGCCTGCCGTATTCGACCACGGACGATCAACTCGCCGACCTCTTCAAACAGCACGGCGCGGTGCAATCCGCCAAGGTCATCACCGATAAATTTACCGGGCAGTCGCGCGGGTTCGGATTTGTCGAGATGGCGACGGGGGAAGATGCACAACGAGCGATTACGGCGCTGAATGGTACTCCTTTTGGCGGGCGGAACCTGGTCGTCAACGAGGCTCGACCACAGGAAAAGCGTGGTTTTGGTGGCGATCGCGGGATGGGTGGGCCCGGTGCCGGCGGCGGCGGGCGCACAGACCGTTGGTAA
- a CDS encoding shikimate kinase: protein MPAPMNLVLIGYRGTGKSSVGRILARRLGRELVSTDAEVVKQARQSIPDIVKQFGWDHFRDLESAVCRDLAGRDHLIIDTGGGAILRPENVSVLRQNGALFWLTAEVETITKRIGGDTQRPSLTGTKSFTDEIREVLRERTPKYQAAADHVVSTEGLSTSDVAERILQQFGTQAPR, encoded by the coding sequence GTGCCGGCGCCGATGAATCTCGTGTTGATCGGGTATCGGGGAACGGGTAAGAGCAGCGTGGGACGCATACTCGCACGTCGACTCGGCCGGGAACTGGTTTCAACGGATGCGGAAGTCGTGAAGCAAGCGCGACAATCGATTCCCGACATCGTGAAGCAATTCGGCTGGGACCATTTTCGTGATCTGGAGTCGGCGGTCTGCCGCGATCTTGCCGGCCGGGACCATCTGATCATTGACACCGGCGGGGGAGCCATCCTCAGGCCGGAGAACGTCAGCGTACTGCGGCAGAACGGCGCGCTCTTTTGGCTGACCGCCGAGGTGGAGACCATCACCAAGCGGATTGGCGGCGATACTCAACGACCATCCCTCACTGGTACCAAGTCCTTCACGGACGAAATCCGTGAAGTTCTACGCGAACGCACGCCGAAGTATCAGGCGGCGGCGGACCATGTCGTCTCGACCGAAGGTCTGTCGACGTCGGACGTGGCCGAACGCATCCTCCAACAGTTCGGAACGCAAGCGCCCCGTTGA
- a CDS encoding trypsin-like peptidase domain-containing protein — protein MPLRSRPAGRNLRIGAILLVLSACAGTLSAQGAPQPDRPPSKELSVPAVVAKVRPSVVTILQRGVPPGQAQHGAPAGSGSGVIIDEGGYILTNNHLVQGVKSVVVGLATGRMTPGRVVARDFFLDLALVKIVAPDLVPAQLSRRTAFEIGEAVIAIGNPLALKGGSTVTVGVLSALDRSILTPDGETLYNLLQTDAAINPGNSGGPLVDRFGEVVGINVAIAPSAQAISYAISMEAIYPHIESMIVRGSVLRPDLGFIPITITPSIMASFDLEEDRGILALQVDGDKAAGRAGLLTGDVITGVDNHPIYNVGDFWHAVARAGDEIQLQTTIQGKTTPATRTFSRPGPPRP, from the coding sequence ATGCCATTGCGATCTCGCCCGGCGGGAAGAAACCTACGGATCGGTGCCATCCTCCTCGTGCTCTCAGCCTGTGCCGGAACACTATCGGCACAGGGAGCCCCCCAACCGGATCGGCCGCCAAGCAAGGAACTCTCAGTTCCGGCGGTGGTCGCCAAGGTCCGCCCCTCAGTCGTCACCATCCTGCAGCGCGGAGTTCCCCCGGGGCAGGCGCAACATGGCGCTCCGGCTGGGTCCGGGTCCGGGGTGATCATCGATGAGGGCGGCTACATCCTCACCAACAACCATCTGGTCCAAGGCGTCAAAAGCGTGGTCGTCGGCCTTGCGACCGGGCGCATGACGCCGGGACGCGTCGTGGCTCGCGATTTCTTTCTGGACTTAGCCTTGGTCAAGATCGTGGCACCGGACCTAGTGCCGGCACAGTTGAGCCGGCGAACCGCCTTCGAGATCGGTGAAGCCGTCATCGCCATCGGCAATCCCTTGGCGCTCAAGGGGGGCTCTACCGTCACAGTCGGGGTGCTCAGCGCACTGGACCGCTCCATCCTCACACCTGACGGCGAAACTCTCTACAATCTCCTGCAAACCGACGCGGCGATCAATCCCGGCAACAGCGGCGGTCCGCTGGTGGATCGTTTTGGAGAGGTCGTCGGGATCAATGTCGCGATCGCCCCGTCCGCTCAGGCCATCAGTTACGCTATCTCTATGGAAGCCATCTATCCCCATATCGAATCCATGATCGTACGCGGGTCGGTGTTGCGACCAGACCTGGGGTTCATTCCCATTACCATCACCCCCAGCATCATGGCCAGCTTCGATCTCGAAGAGGATCGCGGGATTCTGGCCTTGCAAGTGGATGGCGACAAGGCGGCGGGCCGGGCCGGCCTCCTGACCGGCGACGTCATCACCGGAGTCGACAACCACCCGATCTATAATGTCGGAGACTTCTGGCATGCAGTGGCGCGCGCAGGGGATGAGATCCAGTTGCAAACCACCATTCAGGGCAAAACAACACCGGCCACCAGAACCTTCTCACGACCTGGGCCACCGCGACCGTAA
- the lipB gene encoding lipoyl(octanoyl) transferase LipB: MTSSHTHDGSPPTQPGMLCLLGSMPYLDAWTLQNWYRTERAARRCPDLLLLLEHPPVFTAGRSTKDTDLPAVPPSHGGIPLVRTERGGSITYHGPGQLIGYPILKLTDHCAGPKAYVRGLEAILIRSLAGWGITAHRRDGLPGVWVGDSEPRKIASIGVRIAQGITTHGFALNISVDLEPFSLIVPCGIADCRATSMAELLGAAPSFDVVADRVAAEFAAYFSLQWTARLGPDRLPSAAELSRIRSAVPSLSPEEILHA, from the coding sequence ATGACTAGCTCCCATACGCATGACGGCTCACCACCGACGCAACCCGGCATGCTGTGCCTCCTGGGTTCGATGCCGTACCTCGACGCCTGGACGCTACAGAACTGGTATCGAACCGAGCGCGCCGCGCGGCGGTGTCCTGACCTTCTGCTTCTGCTGGAACATCCTCCGGTGTTCACGGCCGGACGCAGCACAAAAGATACCGATCTGCCGGCCGTTCCACCATCGCACGGTGGAATTCCACTGGTCCGAACCGAACGCGGCGGCTCCATCACCTATCACGGACCGGGACAACTCATCGGGTACCCGATCCTGAAACTCACCGACCACTGCGCCGGGCCTAAGGCGTATGTGCGGGGACTCGAAGCGATTCTCATTCGAAGCCTCGCAGGCTGGGGCATCACGGCTCACCGACGAGATGGGCTTCCAGGCGTCTGGGTCGGCGACAGCGAGCCCCGCAAAATCGCCTCGATCGGAGTTCGAATCGCACAGGGTATTACGACCCACGGGTTTGCCCTCAACATATCCGTCGACCTCGAGCCCTTTTCCTTGATTGTCCCCTGCGGGATCGCCGATTGCCGGGCCACCAGCATGGCCGAGTTGTTGGGAGCCGCCCCCTCATTCGACGTGGTGGCCGATCGGGTGGCGGCTGAATTCGCCGCCTACTTCTCGCTTCAGTGGACTGCTCGACTCGGCCCCGACCGGTTGCCTTCGGCTGCCGAACTATCCCGCATACGTTCAGCCGTTCCTTCACTCAGTCCCGAGGAGATTCTCCATGCTTGA
- a CDS encoding slipin family protein — MSPVGLLLLLVFALILGKLTFNVLPEYERAVIFRLGRLSQGLVGGNGPGLVIILPFIDRLIRVSLRTVAMDVPPQDVITRDNVTVKVNAVIYFRVVDAQRAVIQVEDYLYATSMMAQTTLRSVLGQMQLDDLLSKRDEINAELQRIIDQQTEPWGVKVSAVEVKNVDLPQEMQRAIARQAEAERERRAKIIHAQGEFEASQRLADAAGVISQNPAALQLRYLQTLVEIAAEKNSTTIFPIPIDTIAPFLKALQGPKT; from the coding sequence TTGAGCCCTGTCGGACTGCTGCTTCTGTTGGTATTCGCTTTGATCCTCGGCAAACTCACATTCAACGTGTTGCCGGAATATGAGCGCGCAGTCATCTTTCGTCTCGGCCGCCTTTCACAGGGTCTCGTCGGCGGCAACGGTCCCGGCCTCGTGATCATACTCCCCTTCATCGACCGACTGATTCGAGTCAGCCTTCGCACAGTCGCGATGGACGTCCCTCCGCAGGACGTCATCACACGCGACAACGTCACGGTCAAGGTCAACGCGGTCATCTATTTTCGCGTGGTCGATGCGCAGCGAGCCGTGATCCAGGTGGAAGACTATCTGTACGCCACCTCCATGATGGCGCAGACCACCTTGCGAAGCGTCCTGGGGCAAATGCAGTTGGATGACCTGCTGTCGAAACGGGACGAAATCAATGCCGAACTCCAGCGGATCATCGATCAGCAGACAGAACCCTGGGGCGTGAAGGTATCGGCAGTAGAGGTGAAGAACGTGGACCTGCCGCAGGAAATGCAGCGGGCCATCGCCCGTCAGGCGGAGGCCGAGCGCGAGCGCCGCGCGAAGATCATTCATGCGCAGGGCGAGTTCGAGGCCTCGCAACGGCTGGCCGACGCCGCCGGCGTCATCAGTCAGAACCCGGCCGCCTTACAACTTCGGTACCTGCAGACCTTGGTCGAGATCGCCGCCGAAAAGAATTCGACGACGATCTTTCCCATTCCCATCGATACCATTGCCCCCTTCTTGAAGGCTCTTCAGGGTCCAAAGACCTAG
- a CDS encoding tRNA (adenine-N1)-methyltransferase, whose protein sequence is MSQLQNSERIHLVDKKGRQYALTLKAGETYQYSGQTIAHDELIGKPDGSVVTLSRGKRFLALRPTFGEYVLKMPRGAQVLYPKDLALIPMWADVYPGARVFEAGTGSGALTMALLRAVGPTGLVVTYEAREDFSRTAMANIERYLGPVSTLRPCRKNAYEGIELLEDGKPFDRLVLDLPEPWQVVPHAANVLRSGGIYLSFVPTVPQVMQTVEALERAAVFGMIHTFETLLRTWAVQGRSVRPDHRMVAHSGFITVARKVEAGWWAGASTAAPVDEASEQGIGEQDGMEDGRS, encoded by the coding sequence ATGTCACAATTGCAAAATAGCGAACGCATTCACCTGGTCGACAAGAAGGGCCGGCAATATGCCCTGACATTGAAGGCCGGAGAGACCTATCAATACAGTGGGCAAACGATTGCCCACGACGAGCTGATTGGGAAGCCGGATGGCTCGGTGGTGACCCTCTCCCGGGGCAAACGCTTTCTCGCACTGCGTCCGACATTCGGCGAATATGTGCTCAAGATGCCGAGGGGGGCCCAGGTGCTCTATCCTAAGGACCTCGCGCTGATTCCCATGTGGGCCGACGTGTATCCGGGTGCGCGGGTATTCGAGGCTGGTACCGGGTCTGGCGCGCTCACAATGGCGCTGCTGCGGGCCGTGGGACCGACCGGACTCGTGGTCACCTATGAGGCTCGCGAGGATTTTTCGCGCACGGCGATGGCCAACATCGAGCGGTATCTCGGTCCGGTGTCGACCCTGAGGCCTTGCCGGAAGAACGCCTATGAGGGCATCGAGCTGCTGGAGGACGGCAAGCCGTTCGATCGACTAGTGCTGGACCTTCCCGAACCGTGGCAAGTCGTGCCGCATGCCGCGAACGTGTTGCGGTCCGGTGGGATCTACCTGAGTTTCGTGCCGACGGTCCCGCAGGTCATGCAGACGGTGGAGGCGCTGGAGCGCGCGGCGGTGTTCGGCATGATTCATACATTTGAAACCCTGCTCCGGACGTGGGCCGTTCAAGGCCGCAGCGTCCGTCCCGACCATCGCATGGTGGCGCATTCGGGGTTCATTACGGTGGCGCGAAAGGTGGAGGCCGGCTGGTGGGCCGGGGCATCGACTGCCGCGCCTGTCGATGAGGCGAGCGAGCAGGGGATCGGCGAACAGGACGGTATGGAGGACGGGCGTTCATGA
- a CDS encoding sigma-70 family RNA polymerase sigma factor: MKESMTADDEKPTGISTEVDPDADDEEASDLIETIGQDEEVEEEQEEQPAEEPSRSSNTPFLLESLYFRSFGERPLLAREEEVSLAKRIDVGTRQIRSALQEAAKACTRLKKTDRTTELIRTITMVRRLSGLSATALDQALAALEALSAETKPQGRIGASVQKQLEASLAQVRTNRVIHETAKDELVRCNLRLVVDVAKHYTGRGLTLLDLVQEGNIGLMKAAERYQYRKGFKFSTYATWWIRQGITRSLADQSRTIRIPVHQTEASNRILRVSRRLVQQLGRTPRLEEIAQTMRIRPERLNETIQAFQEPVALENRVGDGETELGELLPDQQAVPPDAHVNRTELTRELDRILGTLTPREQTVIRLRFGIGEDQARTLEQVGQHLSVTRERIRQIEAKALKKLKTPLVKEMFAAIK; encoded by the coding sequence ATGAAAGAGTCCATGACAGCGGACGATGAAAAACCGACCGGGATCTCAACGGAAGTCGACCCGGATGCGGATGACGAAGAAGCCAGTGACCTGATTGAAACGATCGGTCAGGATGAGGAAGTCGAAGAGGAGCAGGAGGAGCAACCAGCCGAGGAACCGTCACGATCGTCCAATACTCCGTTCCTGCTGGAATCGCTGTACTTCCGTTCCTTCGGCGAACGCCCCTTGCTCGCTCGCGAGGAAGAAGTGTCGCTGGCCAAGCGGATCGACGTCGGCACCAGGCAAATCCGGTCGGCGCTCCAGGAGGCCGCCAAGGCCTGCACCCGGCTGAAGAAGACGGACCGCACGACGGAATTGATTCGCACCATCACGATGGTGCGGCGGTTGAGCGGACTTTCGGCCACGGCACTCGACCAAGCCCTGGCGGCACTCGAAGCCCTGTCGGCAGAAACCAAGCCGCAAGGCCGGATCGGTGCCTCGGTTCAGAAGCAGCTTGAAGCCAGTCTGGCACAGGTACGTACCAATCGGGTGATTCACGAAACCGCGAAGGACGAGTTGGTACGTTGCAACCTCCGTCTGGTCGTCGATGTCGCCAAGCACTACACCGGTCGAGGGCTGACACTGTTGGATCTGGTACAGGAAGGCAACATCGGTCTCATGAAGGCCGCAGAGCGCTACCAATACCGGAAAGGCTTCAAGTTCAGCACATACGCAACCTGGTGGATTCGTCAGGGTATTACTCGCTCGCTGGCGGACCAGTCCCGGACGATCCGAATCCCGGTGCACCAGACAGAGGCATCCAATCGCATTCTTCGGGTTTCGCGTCGATTAGTGCAGCAGCTCGGCCGTACGCCCAGGCTGGAGGAGATCGCACAAACCATGCGGATCCGGCCGGAGCGCTTGAACGAAACGATTCAGGCCTTTCAGGAACCGGTTGCCTTGGAGAATCGTGTTGGAGACGGCGAAACAGAGTTGGGCGAATTGCTGCCGGATCAGCAAGCTGTCCCGCCGGATGCCCATGTGAATCGAACCGAGTTGACTCGCGAGCTCGATCGGATCTTGGGCACGCTGACTCCGCGCGAGCAGACCGTCATCCGGCTTCGCTTCGGGATCGGTGAAGATCAAGCTCGGACACTGGAGCAGGTCGGACAACACCTCTCCGTGACGCGCGAGCGAATCCGGCAGATCGAGGCTAAAGCGCTCAAGAAGCTCAAAACCCCGCTGGTGAAAGAAATGTTCGCCGCCATTAAGTAA
- a CDS encoding shikimate dehydrogenase: MEINNQTQWFGVIGNPVEHSLSPAIHNAAFQKTGVNGVYLALRVESIGDAIKGLRTLGNARGFSVTIPHKVAAIPFLDEVEPTAKSIGAINTIVVEQGKLKGYNTDASGALRALREGGALLDGQRVLILGSGGAARAIAFALATGSNIPGLTILGIEEAERQKLVKDLRAKCSIPVEDGPLSLDMLRYWIPHVRTLVHCTPVGMSPKVDDSCVPTNLLRPELTVMDIVYNPRETKLLQDAKAAGCRTISGLEMFLNQAVMQFELWTGSQAPVDVMRQVLESRFQ, from the coding sequence ATGGAAATCAACAACCAGACACAGTGGTTCGGAGTCATCGGCAATCCGGTCGAACATTCGTTGTCGCCGGCTATTCACAATGCCGCCTTTCAAAAGACCGGCGTCAACGGGGTGTACCTGGCTCTTCGCGTCGAGTCGATCGGGGATGCCATCAAGGGGCTGCGCACGTTGGGGAACGCCCGCGGATTCAGCGTGACGATTCCCCACAAAGTGGCCGCCATCCCGTTTCTCGATGAGGTTGAGCCGACGGCGAAGTCGATCGGGGCCATCAATACGATTGTGGTCGAGCAGGGCAAGCTCAAGGGCTACAACACCGATGCTTCTGGCGCGTTGCGGGCCCTGAGAGAAGGCGGCGCGTTGCTCGACGGGCAGCGCGTGCTGATTCTGGGGTCGGGCGGCGCAGCTCGAGCGATCGCTTTCGCGCTCGCGACCGGTTCCAATATCCCTGGTTTGACGATCCTTGGAATCGAGGAAGCGGAGCGGCAAAAGCTCGTGAAGGATCTGCGGGCCAAGTGCTCCATTCCAGTCGAAGACGGACCGCTCAGTTTGGATATGTTGCGTTATTGGATCCCCCACGTGCGGACCCTGGTCCATTGCACTCCGGTCGGAATGTCGCCGAAGGTCGATGACAGTTGTGTGCCGACCAACCTCTTGCGGCCGGAGTTGACCGTGATGGACATCGTTTACAACCCGAGGGAGACGAAGTTGCTGCAGGATGCGAAGGCGGCGGGATGCCGGACGATTTCAGGGCTGGAGATGTTCCTCAACCAAGCCGTGATGCAGTTCGAGCTCTGGACCGGCAGCCAGGCGCCGGTGGATGTCATGCGGCAGGTGTTGGAGTCGCGCTTCCAATAA
- a CDS encoding nodulation protein NfeD: MRGSTHTVSPALLLAYSLLVSSFVSLESPAALGQAREVYVATYEGVINPVAAEYIHEAIDSAQAAHAEALILRLDTPGGLDTSMRVIIKDITSASIPVVVYVAPSGGRAASAGVFITLAGHVAAMAPGTNIGAAHPVALGGGDLDKTMKEKLENDAVAYIKSTADQHGRNASWAEDAVLKSRSATEKEALKLKVIELVAEDVPTLLAQLDHRSVKLGNETRALNTAGATQREFPMGLRLEALKALSDPNIAYILMTLGTVGLIAELYSPGAILPGIVGAISLILAFYSFQSLPIDYAGLLLLVLGVIFFVLEATVTSYGLLALGGVISMLLGSLMLIKTDAQFLQLSWSVIFPVIGLAAVGSLLMVGMGLRALRRMPATGQEELVGLVGIAKTAISPHGHLAIHGELWDAISDSALQPGDHARVTHVEGLTLHVQPVARKDGASCS; encoded by the coding sequence ATGCGTGGTTCGACTCACACAGTCTCTCCCGCACTCCTTCTCGCGTACAGCCTGCTTGTCTCGTCCTTCGTCTCGCTCGAATCACCCGCCGCGCTCGGCCAGGCCCGGGAGGTCTACGTCGCTACCTATGAGGGTGTCATCAACCCGGTCGCCGCCGAATACATTCATGAAGCGATCGACTCAGCCCAGGCGGCCCATGCCGAAGCACTGATATTGCGGCTCGACACGCCAGGCGGACTCGACACTTCGATGAGAGTCATCATCAAGGACATCACCAGCGCCAGCATCCCCGTCGTCGTCTATGTGGCGCCATCAGGAGGACGTGCCGCATCGGCCGGTGTATTCATTACATTGGCGGGCCATGTCGCAGCCATGGCCCCGGGCACGAACATCGGCGCCGCCCATCCAGTAGCCCTGGGAGGCGGCGACCTGGACAAAACGATGAAGGAAAAACTGGAGAATGACGCGGTCGCCTACATCAAATCGACCGCGGACCAACATGGGCGCAACGCGAGCTGGGCCGAGGACGCGGTCCTCAAAAGCCGGTCCGCCACGGAGAAGGAAGCACTCAAGCTGAAGGTCATCGAGCTAGTCGCGGAAGACGTCCCCACCTTGCTGGCACAACTCGACCATCGTTCCGTAAAACTGGGTAACGAGACTCGCGCCCTGAATACCGCCGGCGCCACCCAGCGGGAGTTCCCGATGGGGCTCAGGTTAGAGGCCCTGAAAGCCTTGAGCGACCCGAACATCGCCTACATTCTCATGACACTTGGGACGGTGGGGCTGATCGCCGAGCTCTACAGCCCCGGGGCAATTCTGCCCGGGATCGTTGGCGCGATCAGTCTCATCCTCGCCTTCTACTCGTTTCAATCCCTGCCGATCGATTATGCGGGTCTCCTCCTCTTGGTGCTCGGCGTGATCTTTTTCGTCCTCGAGGCCACGGTCACGAGCTACGGCCTGCTCGCCTTGGGCGGCGTGATCTCGATGCTGCTGGGCTCGCTGATGCTGATCAAAACCGACGCGCAGTTCCTGCAACTTTCCTGGAGTGTGATTTTCCCCGTGATCGGTCTGGCCGCCGTCGGGTCACTCCTCATGGTCGGCATGGGGCTGAGGGCTTTGCGTCGAATGCCCGCCACGGGACAAGAGGAATTGGTTGGGCTGGTCGGCATTGCCAAAACCGCGATCTCACCCCATGGACATCTGGCGATCCATGGCGAGCTCTGGGATGCCATCAGCGACAGCGCGCTGCAACCAGGCGACCATGCCCGCGTGACCCACGTGGAAGGACTCACCCTGCATGTCCAACCGGTTGCACGAAAGGATGGCGCCTCATGCTCTTGA
- a CDS encoding DUF3422 family protein: MTEPATTDGQPTRPPGFLNRIHQSSKHYLPQWLGVPAHIHHVAHRMANPPMERPNSRREFQHLLQALEITEGALEEKFGYGFKTAPNGDRLVVVWEAHTEYYSYQVWHVLKDPSARLDFGPITFPGYAMPICPLGIKVNALDILILPEEPPLQDALRGRLPGAIVYGSHIFSEDIVAVTSFTPDEFERERYLICSDSQEALEQQVSKIVDTLVSIENYYHLVMLPFQAFSRAVDQIHDFEQRHLYQRAVLIEQLGASTPETMQKWLTVLTQDLLQVSRLAESMRYRLSASVPYDRIVQSNLVSLQERPYPPLRQLSEYISWKITGVTDGYLQLVRRIDAMEKDFEATVAVLRTHIELRLQEQNLALQDQNMKLLASVDTTTRGQAILQRTVESLSVIVITYYLTGLGSYVLKACYEMGWLKNYTIATAIFVPIAFATSFTLMTVGRRIIIKRMSDPTKAGAGH; encoded by the coding sequence ATGACCGAACCAGCGACCACCGACGGGCAACCGACTCGCCCGCCCGGATTTTTGAATCGCATCCACCAGTCCAGCAAACATTATTTGCCCCAGTGGCTGGGCGTGCCCGCGCACATTCACCACGTGGCGCATCGGATGGCGAATCCTCCGATGGAGCGGCCCAACAGCCGCCGTGAATTCCAACATTTGCTGCAGGCGTTGGAGATTACCGAGGGGGCGCTCGAGGAAAAGTTCGGCTATGGATTCAAGACCGCACCGAACGGGGATCGGCTGGTTGTGGTCTGGGAAGCGCATACTGAATATTACAGCTACCAAGTCTGGCATGTGCTGAAAGACCCCTCGGCGCGGCTCGATTTCGGGCCGATTACGTTTCCCGGCTACGCGATGCCGATTTGCCCGCTGGGGATCAAGGTCAATGCGCTGGATATTCTCATCCTGCCGGAAGAGCCTCCGCTGCAGGATGCGTTGCGTGGTCGGTTGCCGGGCGCGATTGTGTACGGAAGCCACATCTTCAGCGAGGACATCGTGGCTGTGACCAGCTTCACGCCCGATGAATTCGAGCGGGAACGTTACCTGATTTGCTCGGACTCGCAAGAGGCCCTGGAGCAGCAGGTGTCGAAGATCGTGGACACGCTGGTCTCGATCGAGAACTACTACCACCTCGTCATGCTCCCGTTTCAGGCCTTTTCCCGGGCCGTCGACCAGATCCACGATTTCGAGCAACGACATTTGTATCAGCGAGCGGTGCTGATCGAACAGTTGGGGGCGTCCACGCCGGAAACGATGCAGAAGTGGTTGACGGTGCTGACGCAGGACCTGCTCCAAGTCAGCCGCCTGGCAGAATCGATGCGGTATAGGCTCTCGGCGTCAGTGCCCTATGACCGGATCGTGCAGAGCAACCTGGTGTCACTTCAGGAGCGGCCCTATCCGCCGTTGCGTCAGTTGTCGGAGTACATCTCGTGGAAGATTACCGGCGTGACGGATGGGTATCTACAGTTGGTACGGCGGATCGACGCGATGGAAAAGGATTTCGAGGCCACGGTGGCGGTCCTGCGGACGCACATCGAACTTCGACTGCAGGAACAGAATCTGGCTCTGCAGGATCAGAATATGAAACTGTTGGCGAGCGTGGACACGACGACTCGCGGGCAGGCCATTCTGCAGCGGACGGTCGAAAGCCTGTCGGTGATCGTGATCACCTACTACCTCACGGGCTTGGGCAGTTACGTCCTAAAGGCGTGTTATGAGATGGGCTGGTTGAAGAACTACACGATTGCGACGGCAATCTTCGTCCCGATCGCCTTCGCGACGTCTTTTACCTTGATGACCGTCGGGCGACGGATCATCATCAAACGCATGTCGGATCCGACCAAGGCCGGGGCCGGGCACTAG